Below is a genomic region from Methanococcus vannielii SB.
TTTTAAGTGGTGGAACGTCTGCGGGAGTTGGCGATTTGACTAGCACTGCAATAGAAGAACTAGGTGGCGAAATTTTAGCTCATGGTATTAAAATTAAACCTGGAAAACCAACTATTATCGGAAAAATTGGTGAAAAATTAATTGTTGGCCTTCCAGGATATCCAACATCATGTCTTACAATATTCGATGTACTTTTTAATGAAAAGGGAAAGACACTACGAGCACACGTTCATAATAGATATATCTCTGCAAAAGGTAGGGAAGAATATCTTCCGGTTTCAATAATCAAAGGAAAAGATGGGTACGGAGCATATCCTGTCCTTAAGGGAAGCGAAGCAATAACTTCGTTAACGTATGCTGATGGATATATCGTTATTCCCGAACATACTGAAATTATAGAAAATGAATCTTTTGATGTTCACATGTTTTCAGATGTAAAAGTTGGTTTAAACATTATAGGTAGCCACTGTATTGGAATTGACTCAATACTTAAAGCTGGACAGATTTTTGCAAGAACTGTAAATACCGGTTCTATCGGAGGAATAATGTCAATAATGCGAAAAGAAGCAGACATTTCTGGAATTCATCTGCTTGATACGAGTGGTGAATATAACGTACCTTATTTAAAAAAGTACGGTGTAAAGGATGCAGTTTTAGTAAACGGGTACCTAAGGGAACAGGGATTTTTAATTAAACCCGAACTTTGTATATCGTCATTAGATGAAGTTGTAAAAAAATTACCCGATTATAAAATATTAAATAGAAATAAAGGTTCAGGCACAAGAATTCTTTTTGATAAGTTTTTAAAAGATAATGCTATTGATAAAAAATTGTTAAATGGCTATGAATTAGAAGCAAAAACACACTCTGCAGTTGGTGCAGCTGTTCTTATGGGTAAAGTTGAGATTGGGTTAGGTATAAAAACCGTTGCGGATTATTATGGCCTTACTTTTATTCCAATTGCTGATGAAAATTATGACTTTTTAATCTCGAAAGAAAAATTAAATGACCCAGAAGTATTAAAGTTTTTAGAAGTATTAAAAACGGAAAAACTTCCATTTAAAAAATCGAAAGACACTGGAAAAATAATATATGAATGTTAAATATTTTACATTTTAGATATATTTAAAAATCAGTAGTTTGATATTTAACATATATATTTGATTTTCGAGATTTAACGTTAGGAGGGGTTTTAATTGAAATTAAATCTTGAAGAAGGTGCAATACTTGTTAAATATGCCCGTGAAGTATTGGTTCATTATTTGAAGGGTGAAGAGATAAAATTTGTTGGATACCCTGAAAAATTTAATAATGTAAGGGGAATTTTTGTATCGATTCATACATATCCGGGCCATGATTTAAGAGGATGTATTGGTATTCCTGAACCAATAATGCCCCTTATTGATGCACTAAAAGAAGCATCAATTAGTGCGGCAGAACATGACCCTAGATTTCAGCCAGTTAAATCAAAAGAATTATCTGAAATAATATTTGAAATTAGTGTTTTGACGATGCCTGAAGAAATCAACGTTGAAAATCCTATGGATTATCTTCAAAGGCTTGAAATTGGGCGAGATGGATTAATAATTGAATTTGGCCCTTACAGGGGATTACTTCTTCCCCAAGTTGCTACGGAATATAACTGGGATAAAAAGCAATTTTTGTCAAATCTCTGTTTAAAAGCAGGACTTCCAAAAACAGCATGGCTTGAATATAGTGTAAGATTACAATCATTTCAAGCACAAATTTTTGAAGAACTAAGTCCAAATGGCCCAATTATTGAAAAAACGACATATACGGGTTGTTAATCCAAACTAGATATTTACATTCATTTAATGTATTTTTTATAGGTAATGACTATTTTTATAAAAAATTTAAGTGATTTTATGGAAATGCTACATTTAAACGACGTTTCAA
It encodes:
- a CDS encoding molybdopterin biosynthesis protein; its protein translation is MRYLELCTIEYAKNIINSFLEKTGIEEVTLLELSGRILAEDIVSDIDVPPFDRSRMDGYALKAKNTFDADENSPVELKIIDSVRAGNNSNFEINDFECIEIATGAPMPKGADAVLMVEYTENLGNFVKIYDAVSPHENIQYCGNDIMAGELILRKNTKISPRDIGAISAIGKNKVKVYKKLNIGLISTGNELINPDEKLSHYKIYDVNTYTIASSIVEKGWNFNFYGIVRDNKEELVNKLKQAITCDVVLLSGGTSAGVGDLTSTAIEELGGEILAHGIKIKPGKPTIIGKIGEKLIVGLPGYPTSCLTIFDVLFNEKGKTLRAHVHNRYISAKGREEYLPVSIIKGKDGYGAYPVLKGSEAITSLTYADGYIVIPEHTEIIENESFDVHMFSDVKVGLNIIGSHCIGIDSILKAGQIFARTVNTGSIGGIMSIMRKEADISGIHLLDTSGEYNVPYLKKYGVKDAVLVNGYLREQGFLIKPELCISSLDEVVKKLPDYKILNRNKGSGTRILFDKFLKDNAIDKKLLNGYELEAKTHSAVGAAVLMGKVEIGLGIKTVADYYGLTFIPIADENYDFLISKEKLNDPEVLKFLEVLKTEKLPFKKSKDTGKIIYEC
- a CDS encoding TIGR00296 family protein → MKLNLEEGAILVKYAREVLVHYLKGEEIKFVGYPEKFNNVRGIFVSIHTYPGHDLRGCIGIPEPIMPLIDALKEASISAAEHDPRFQPVKSKELSEIIFEISVLTMPEEINVENPMDYLQRLEIGRDGLIIEFGPYRGLLLPQVATEYNWDKKQFLSNLCLKAGLPKTAWLEYSVRLQSFQAQIFEELSPNGPIIEKTTYTGC